The window TTGCAATCGTATCACATACCTCGGCTTCTTCCATGTAGTGGGTGGTCATGAAGACGGTAACACCCTTGTCTTCAGGGAGTCTTGTGATGAACTCCCAGAGCGAGGTTCTGCTCTGTGGGTCGAGGCCGAGAGTGGGTTCGTCAAGGAACAGTATGCTGGGCTGGTGGACAACTGCACGGGCCACCTCAAGCCTTCTCTTCATCCCCCCGGAGAAACGCCTTACTATATCATCCTTCCTGTCGTAGAGATCCACAAACCTGAGCGCCTCATCCGCCCGTTTTTTGCGCAGGGGCTTTTCAACGTTATAGAGGATGGCATGGTAGTAGAGGTTCTCGAAGGCCGTCAGGTCCTTGTCGAGGGTGGTGTCCTGAAATACTATCCCGATTGACTGTCTGACCTTCGATGGTTCCTTCATGCAGTCGTATCCGTGCACAACTGCCCTGCCACCTGTGGGCTTAAGGATCGTGCAGAGGATACTGATCGTGGTCGTCTTGCCTGCACCGTTCGGCCCCAGAAACCCGAAGATCGTTCCTTCTTCGACATTAAAGGATATGCCCTTGACTGCGGGGATGGAGTTATAGCTCTTGGTGAGCCCCTCAACAGAGATGATCGGCATTGAAACTCGATATTCCCAGTGTATTACAATGCACCTTGCCGAAAGACCCGACCTTTGGTCGGAGAGCTTGACTGCGGGAAAACATAGCTGTTCCTCCCACTTGACGGGGGAGGTTTAGGCGGAGGTGTCATAAAAGGTCTCTCTCCTCTGAGTTTTCTCGAAGGATTCGAGTAAAAAGGCTATTTTTTATCAGCAGGTTTTGCAGCCGGTGCACCTTTCCGTGGTACAGGCTTTACACCGCCGGCCCCGGGGGTAACTCCCTTGGTTGGTGCGGGTATTGTCCTCTCCTGTGTGACCGTTCGTTCGCTTACTATGCTCTTCTGTCTGACGGAGAAGATTGCAAGCAGGAGGGATGTGAGCATGAATATCACGGCTACCGCTGTTGTGAGTTTATTAAGAAACGTGGCAGCGCCCCTGCCGCCAAAGAGTGTCTGGCTTGAACCACCTCCGAAGGCAGACCCGAGTTCTGCTCCCTTACCGCCCTGGATCAGGACTATACCTATGAGTAAGAAGCTTACGAAGAGATGGATTATTATAAAAAAAGTCATCATCTGTTCAATCCTCCACTACATTGTCTGTTTTTTGAACTTCACAATATTTGAAAAACTGTCCGCCTCAAGCCCTGCACCACCGACAAGCCCGCCGTCAACGTCATCCTTCGACATCAGCTCGGAGATGTTTTCGGGCTTAACACTGCCGCCATAGAGTATCCTGACCCGGTCGGCGCTGCTGTCACCAAAGAGGTTCCTGAACTCATCCCTGATAAACCTGTGTGCTTCCTGTGCCTGTTCGGGTGTTGCTGTTTTCCCGGTTCCAATGGCCCAGACAGGCTCATAAGCCACAACTATTCCTGATGGGTCAACACCCGCAAGCCCTCCGGCTATCTGCCGTTTCAGCACCTCGAATGTCCTCCCTGATTCACGTTCCTCAAGGGTTTCCCCTATGCAAAATATTACATCAAGCCCCACGGCCTTGGCTGCCTTTATCTTTCTGTTGGCCGTCTCATCGGTCTCCCCGAAATACCGTCTTCTTTCCGAGTGTCCCACAAGGACGTATGTGCACCCCACATCCCTGAGCATCGGTGGTGAGATCTCACCGGTGAATGCACCCTTTTCCTCCCAGTAGACGTCCTGTCCGGAGAGTTTGATGCTTGTTCCCTTCAGGAATTTAGCCGCCACTGCAAGGGAGGTGAAGGGCGGTGCGATCACGATCTCCACGTCCGCCACATCCTTGACAAGGGGGATGAACTCTGTAATGAAGTCCCTCGTCTCCCCGGTCGTCTTGTGCATCTTCCAGTTTGCAGCTATAAGCGGTGTCCGCATGGTATTAATTAAACACTAAAAAGCCCAACATTGTCAATCATGGATCATAACCCGCAGACGAGACAGACCGGATAGACCAAATCAACGAAATCAGCCGAACAGACCATAATTTAATCGAGCGGCTGAAAGAAGAAGTTTTTTTGAGCTTCACGATTTCCCGCGATTTGAAGAAACAAAAAGAATTTATCTTCAGACAGGATTAACAGGATAAGAGATAGAGAAATCCTGTTGTTAGTCAGTCATCCTGAAACATCCTGTCCATCCTGTCCGGGAAAACCAGGACACAGACCTTGCAGGCAGATATTTAAGTGCAGGTTCATACCTCAATGAACATATAATTTGTTGAAAAGATGGGAGGATGTGTCCATGCCAAAAATAATGGGTGTTGATATAAATTATGACCAGAGCAGACGAAGCCTCTGCACCGGCCAATATTGCAGAAGGCTTTATCCGACGCTCAGACAAAGAGTTAATCTCGTAATCCCGGTTTGGTTATGCTATAGTATTATCCACTGATTATGCCTTCAGAGATGAATAAAGGAGCCGGCGTCGGGTCCGCGGCAAGAAAGACTACCTGGACCCTCACCACCTATTTCGCTGAAGGACTCCCCTACATGATCGTCAGGTTCCTTTCCTCCGTGTTCTTCACGGATATCGGACTGAGAGAGGCATATCTCGGTTTCCTGAACTTTCTTGCAATCCCATGGAACATCAAGTTTATCTGGGCGCCCATTGTAGATATCTTTGGTACAAAGAAGGGCTGGCTCATAAGGGTCCAGTTCCTGATCGGCCTCTTGGTGCTTATCATAGGGGCCCTTTCCTTCAGATTTTCTGAAACCGGCGGTATCTCTTGGTTGTCGGGTCTGTTAAGCAACGAAATGACCTTGGTTGTTATAACCGTCCTCTTCATAATACTTGCCTTCCTGAGCGCCACACATGATATAGCAATTGATGCCTACTACCTTGAGGCCCTGTCCAGCGAAAAGGATCAATCCCTCTACTCGGGGCTGAGGGTCCTTGCATACAGGGTTGCCGTTATCTATGCAAAGAGTGTCCTCGTAATCGTTGCCGCCGTGACCAACTGGTTTATGGGATTCGGTCTTGGGGGAATTACAATGCTTGCCCTCTACCTCTTCCACCTTCTCTATCTCAGGGGGACGGATAAGCCCGATATGTTCCTTCAGAAAGGGATGGATAAAATAATCCGGTTGAAACTCAACACCCGTTTTTATAAGGAGGCCTTCAGCACCTATCTGATGCAGGACAGGGTCTATCTGGTGTTGTCCTTCATAGTCCTCTATAAGCTGGGAGACGAGATACTGTTTTCCATGAACACCCCCTTTCTCCTGAGGGAACTGGGCATGACAAAGGCGCAGCTTGGCTGGGTTTCCGGCATCCTCGGCACAGTCTTTGCGATAGCGGGTTCTCTCTGGGGTGGAAAATGGATCTCTTCCCGGGGGCTGAAGAGGGCTATCTGGCCGATCACCTTGATCATGAATGCAACCATCCTCGCGTATGCCCTTCTTGCATGGAACAAACCGGACCCTTCAACAACCGGGGGCTTAGCCCTGATTGCCCTTATTAACTGTTACGAACAGGTGGCTGCCGGGCTGGGGACGGCCGTGCTTATCGTGTTTCTGATGAACAGATGCCAGCCTGATTACAAGGCTGCTCACTATGCAGTGGGGTCGGCGATAATGTCCCTCGGCGGAACCATGATGGGGGGCTTTGGAGGTGTTTTCGTGGAAAACTTCGGCTATCTGAATCTCTTCCTGCTTGGCTTTCTGAGTTCGATTCCATCAATGATCCTCCTTTTCTGGGTGCCTATGACACCAAGAGGGCAACGGGAATGAAAATCGTCCTCGGCAAATGGACCAGGGAAATGATCGGCCGGCTCCTCCTCTCGGCCTCGGAGATGAAGGATCCCGGAAGGATGGTCGAGTTTATTTCCGGCCGGTTAATCGGAACCGCATACAGGGAGTCCACGCTGACCGGCGGACCGGGAGTGAGAGAGGTTTTAACAATCAATCTCAAAGAGATGGACTGTTTTACTTACCTGGATTACGTTGAGGCGATGCGTCTGTCCGGTAACTTCTCCGGGTTTATTGAGAACCTCAAGAGGGTGAGATACAAGGGTGGTGTTGTTTCCTATGGAGAGAGAAACCATTTCTTCACTGACTGGATAGAGCACAACCCGGATCTTGTTGAAGACTGTACGGAGCTGGTTGGGGGTGAAAAGACGAGGAGGGTCGTAATAAGGCTCAACGTTACGGAAAACGGGACCGGGATACTTCCGGGGATAAGACCGGAGGAAAGGGAGATATCCTATATACCCTCCGGTGATATCGATCTTGAGGTGACCGGAAGGATGAGGACGGGTGATTACGTGGGCATATACTCCACGAAAAAGGGGCTCGATGCCTCGCATGTTGGAATCTTTATAAGAAAAAATGACCGGCCCTGCTTCAGGCATGCCTCATCGAGGGAGGGGATAAGGAGGGTTATTGATGAGTCCTTCACGGAATACATTAGGAATTTCACCGGGATTATCGTCCTGAGACCCCGGTAACATGCAGGATCCCCCCCCCTGTTTTTTCATGACCTGAAATTGGTATTATTACACTTGGGTTGTGATTGAATAATCATTTCAAATCACTCAATTACACAGTAAGGAGGTCACGATGTGCAAGATTGCCGACAGCAGTAAAGATCTTAAGACCATCCTGTCCGGTGCTGTTTCAATCAGTGACGGAGGGAGCATCGTCATCACCGATGAGGAAACTATAAGGGACAGGGTGATCGATGATCTCATCTATACGGCTGTGTTTTCAGAAGACGGGGGGGTCAGGGAGCAGTCAAAGATACTGATAAGGGATATAGCCAATGAACTTGGCGCTGTTGCGTCGTCCATTCACGACCTCTACATGGCTATGGGAAGGGGTAAAACCCATGACTTCACCACACCCGCCATGAACATCCGCGGTCTTACCTATGACATTGCACGTAGGATCTTCAGGGTGGCAATGGAGAAGAAAGCCGGGGCCTTTATTTTTGAGATTGCCAGATCTGAAATCGGCTATACATACCAGAGACCATCGGAATATGCCTCATGCGTGCTTGCAGCGGCTGTAAAGGAAGGATTCCGCGGTTCCGTCTTCATACAGGGTGACCACTTCCAGTTCGGCGCTTCCAAATACAAGGAATCACCGGAGAAGGAACTGCAGGGGATTCAGGAGATCACAAAGGAGGCCGTTGAGGCGGGTTTTTACAACATAGATATAGATCCTTCAACCCTCGTTGATTATTCAATGGAATCATTACTTGATCAGCAGAAGGAAAACTATTTGAACACCGCAAGGATGACCGGATTCATAAGGGCGCTTGAGCCCGATGGGATAACCGTATCGATCGGGGCCGAGATCGGACATATAGGCGGTAAAAATTCAACACCTGAAGAGGCGAAGGCATTCATGGAGGGCTACGGGAAGACCCTCGGTGAGATGGGCGGGGATACCCTCACCGGCATCTCCAAGATTAGCGTGCAGACAGGTACCGCACATGGAGGTGTCCCCCTGCCCGACGGCTCCATTGCAGAGGTAAAGCTGGATTTCGGTGTCCTCAACTCCATAGGAGAACTCGTCAGGAGGGAGTATGGACTCTCCGGGACGGTGCAGCATGGCGCATCAACACTCCCGGACGAACTATTCGACAGGTTTCCCGAGAACAACTGCTCTGAAATTCATCTTGCCACCGGGTTCCAGAACATCATGTATGATCTCGCGCCCGAAGAACTAAGGGAGAAGATTTACGGTTTCATTAAGGATAACTTCGGGGGTGAATGGAAGAAAGGACAGACCCAGCAGCAGTTTCTTTATAAAACAAGGAAGAAAGGGCTTGGCCCATTCAAGAAGGACTGGTGGATGCTGGACGGACATCACAAGGACAGAATCCTTGACGCACTTGAGGAGAAGTTCTCCTTTCTCTTCAACAAACTGAATGTCCCCGATACAGCCCGGTACACCGGTGAATATATCAAACCCGTGAAGACGTCATACAGTGGAAGCGGGGTATCCCCTGAGCAGGTCGATGTGAGAAACCTCAAACTCGGGGAGGGGGCGGACTAATGGCAACTACAGGAATGGATCTTATAAGGTTTATACTTGAAGAGGAGATGAAGCATCCCAGGGCAACAGGGTCCCTCACCATCGCCCTTACCGCAATCACAACGGCCGCAAAGATCATAGCCTCCCATGTCAGGATGGCCGGTCTTGCCGATATCCTGGGTTCTGCGGGAACGGTAAACATACAGGGTGAGGATGTGCAGAAACTCGATGAATTCTCAAACAGGATCCTCGTTCAGCATCTCTCCGGCAGCGGGCAGTTCTATGCCCTTGTGTCGGAGGAGCTTGAAGCGCCCGTATTTCCCGAAAGGGGAGAGGGGGGGAAGTATGTGATCGCATTTGACCCCCTTGACGGGTCATCGAATATAGATGTAAACGTAAGCATAGGAACCATCTTCTCCATACACAGAAAGATTGACGGCACCGCAAACGACTTCCTTCAGGAGGGCCGTAAACAGGTAGCAGCCGGATATATCATCTATGGTTCATCAACCGTGCTTGTCTACTCGACGGGTAACAGTGTGAACGGCTTCACTCTTGATCCATCGGTCGGCCTCTTTCTTCTCTCCCATCCTGATATGAGAATACCCGAAAAGGGCAGGATTTACTCCATCAATGAAGGTTATTACCGGAGGTGGAACGAACAACTGAGAATGGAGATCGATTCCTTCAAGGATAAGGGGTATTCCCTCAGGTACATTGGATCGATGGTATCCGACGTCCACAGGACACTGATTAAGGGGGGGATTTTTGCCTATCCGGCTGACAGTAAAAACATAAACGGCAAGTTGAGACTCCTCTACGAGGCATCCCCCATGGCATTCCTGATAGAGCAGGCAGGTGGGCGTGCCTCTACCGGCAGGGAGGAGATTCTCAAGGTAAAACCCGAGGTGCTCCATCAGAGGGTCCCTGTATTTCTGGGAAGCAGGGATGACGTCGAACAACTGGTCGGGACCATAAACTGAGGAATCTGTTATCATCTGAAAAATCACACTTCGGAGGTGCGGGTTTTAGGTAACTTAGGAGGTGGCATGAGAAGGATCAAAAGGATAGGTATCATCACCTGCGGAGGTGACTGCGGGGGGTTAAATGCAGTTGTGAAGTCCGTTACGCAGACGGCCCATTCACAGGGCCTGGAAACAATGGTCATCCCCAACGGCTATGCGGGTCTCTATAACCTCATCGATATAAAAAGTCCGACATTCCTTACCCCCGGGAGGGTCGACCTCATAGATGCCAACCTTGCCGGCTCTGAGGCGGGGCACTCAAGGGTGAAGATATCAAAGATTCAGGACCCCAACAAGTATGAAAGGATAAAGAAGGGGCTGCAGAGGTTCGAGGTTGACGGACTCATCATAAGCGGCGGTGACGACACTGGTTCGGTAATGGTGGAACTTGCCGAACAGGGCATACGCTGCGTTCACGTTCCCAAGACGATGGACCTTGACCTCCAGCCTTACAGTGTGGGGGGTGATTCATCCCTTAACCGCATTGCCCAGTTTACCGAGGAACTAAAGACAACCGGCCTGAGCCACAACAGGATAATGATCGTCGAGGTCTTCGGGAGGTACGTAGGACATACTGCACTCAGGGGAGGCATCGGTGCCGAGGCTGACTGTATACTCATTCCTGAAATCCCTGTAAACTTCGACGTAGTTTATGCCCATATGAAACAGCGCTACATGGACCGTGTTGAAAGGAGCGATGTCCGCTCAGGAACCTACACAATAGTGGTTTCGGAAGGGATAAAGGACGCCGGGGGCGAGCATATCTATGATCAGTCTGCCGGCGCTGACGCCTTCGGGCATAAAAAACTCACGGGTGCGGGGAAATACGTCAGAAGAGAGCTTGAAGAAAGGATGAACAGGGACCCGGAGGTGAAGGAGTTC of the bacterium BMS3Abin08 genome contains:
- the drrA_2 gene encoding daunorubicin/doxorubicin resistance ATP-binding protein DrrA: MPIISVEGLTKSYNSIPAVKGISFNVEEGTIFGFLGPNGAGKTTTISILCTILKPTGGRAVVHGYDCMKEPSKVRQSIGIVFQDTTLDKDLTAFENLYYHAILYNVEKPLRKKRADEALRFVDLYDRKDDIVRRFSGGMKRRLEVARAVVHQPSILFLDEPTLGLDPQSRTSLWEFITRLPEDKGVTVFMTTHYMEEAEVCDTIAIIDEGEIIAEGSPEELKKEVGRDVIYLKAVDNAKALDILNERFRFSATIKGDEIFIPVTGGEACIPDLIRVLGEMALSVRMQRPTLNDVFLKLTGKGIRHEGHGDSNEIKDAIRTYRRRFDRG
- the secG gene encoding protein-export membrane protein SecG encodes the protein MMTFFIIIHLFVSFLLIGIVLIQGGKGAELGSAFGGGSSQTLFGGRGAATFLNKLTTAVAVIFMLTSLLLAIFSVRQKSIVSERTVTQERTIPAPTKGVTPGAGGVKPVPRKGAPAAKPADKK
- the pgk/tpi_1 gene encoding bifunctional PGK/TIM translates to MRTPLIAANWKMHKTTGETRDFITEFIPLVKDVADVEIVIAPPFTSLAVAAKFLKGTSIKLSGQDVYWEEKGAFTGEISPPMLRDVGCTYVLVGHSERRRYFGETDETANRKIKAAKAVGLDVIFCIGETLEERESGRTFEVLKRQIAGGLAGVDPSGIVVAYEPVWAIGTGKTATPEQAQEAHRFIRDEFRNLFGDSSADRVRILYGGSVKPENISELMSKDDVDGGLVGGAGLEADSFSNIVKFKKQTM
- a CDS encoding muropeptide transporter, whose translation is MNKGAGVGSAARKTTWTLTTYFAEGLPYMIVRFLSSVFFTDIGLREAYLGFLNFLAIPWNIKFIWAPIVDIFGTKKGWLIRVQFLIGLLVLIIGALSFRFSETGGISWLSGLLSNEMTLVVITVLFIILAFLSATHDIAIDAYYLEALSSEKDQSLYSGLRVLAYRVAVIYAKSVLVIVAAVTNWFMGFGLGGITMLALYLFHLLYLRGTDKPDMFLQKGMDKIIRLKLNTRFYKEAFSTYLMQDRVYLVLSFIVLYKLGDEILFSMNTPFLLRELGMTKAQLGWVSGILGTVFAIAGSLWGGKWISSRGLKRAIWPITLIMNATILAYALLAWNKPDPSTTGGLALIALINCYEQVAAGLGTAVLIVFLMNRCQPDYKAAHYAVGSAIMSLGGTMMGGFGGVFVENFGYLNLFLLGFLSSIPSMILLFWVPMTPRGQRE
- a CDS encoding fructose-bisphosphate aldolase class-II; the protein is MCKIADSSKDLKTILSGAVSISDGGSIVITDEETIRDRVIDDLIYTAVFSEDGGVREQSKILIRDIANELGAVASSIHDLYMAMGRGKTHDFTTPAMNIRGLTYDIARRIFRVAMEKKAGAFIFEIARSEIGYTYQRPSEYASCVLAAAVKEGFRGSVFIQGDHFQFGASKYKESPEKELQGIQEITKEAVEAGFYNIDIDPSTLVDYSMESLLDQQKENYLNTARMTGFIRALEPDGITVSIGAEIGHIGGKNSTPEEAKAFMEGYGKTLGEMGGDTLTGISKISVQTGTAHGGVPLPDGSIAEVKLDFGVLNSIGELVRREYGLSGTVQHGASTLPDELFDRFPENNCSEIHLATGFQNIMYDLAPEELREKIYGFIKDNFGGEWKKGQTQQQFLYKTRKKGLGPFKKDWWMLDGHHKDRILDALEEKFSFLFNKLNVPDTARYTGEYIKPVKTSYSGSGVSPEQVDVRNLKLGEGAD
- the fbp gene encoding fructose-1,6-bisphosphatase class 1; amino-acid sequence: MATTGMDLIRFILEEEMKHPRATGSLTIALTAITTAAKIIASHVRMAGLADILGSAGTVNIQGEDVQKLDEFSNRILVQHLSGSGQFYALVSEELEAPVFPERGEGGKYVIAFDPLDGSSNIDVNVSIGTIFSIHRKIDGTANDFLQEGRKQVAAGYIIYGSSTVLVYSTGNSVNGFTLDPSVGLFLLSHPDMRIPEKGRIYSINEGYYRRWNEQLRMEIDSFKDKGYSLRYIGSMVSDVHRTLIKGGIFAYPADSKNINGKLRLLYEASPMAFLIEQAGGRASTGREEILKVKPEVLHQRVPVFLGSRDDVEQLVGTIN
- the pfkA1 gene encoding 6-phosphofructokinase 1, whose amino-acid sequence is MRRIKRIGIITCGGDCGGLNAVVKSVTQTAHSQGLETMVIPNGYAGLYNLIDIKSPTFLTPGRVDLIDANLAGSEAGHSRVKISKIQDPNKYERIKKGLQRFEVDGLIISGGDDTGSVMVELAEQGIRCVHVPKTMDLDLQPYSVGGDSSLNRIAQFTEELKTTGLSHNRIMIVEVFGRYVGHTALRGGIGAEADCILIPEIPVNFDVVYAHMKQRYMDRVERSDVRSGTYTIVVSEGIKDAGGEHIYDQSAGADAFGHKKLTGAGKYVRRELEERMNRDPEVKEFMKKKGLFVPGVYELPEIREVVPSHLVRSGHSSVFDINFGKEAGAAAVRLLLSGIDGITVVKVRGRKIYYMPTKEAIKQRSVDLNVVALFEQQGICFGREPRMYEPEFIKAEGEIERHL